DNA sequence from the Streptomyces canus genome:
CGGCGTCGATGCTGCTGTCGCTGACCTTCGCCGTGCTGCTGCAGCAGGAACGATCCACCGTGCTGGCCGTCACGTTGAACGGCGGCGTCGCCTGGTGTGTCTACGGCGCGATGCGCTACACGGGCGAGTTCTCACCGGTCGCCTCCACGGCCGTCGCGGCGGGGCTCGTCGGTCTGTTCGGGCAGTTGCTGTCCCGGTACCGGTTCGCGTCCGCGCTGCCGTACACGACCGCGGCGATCGGGCCGCTGCTGCCGGGGTCCGCCACGTACTTCGGGTTGCTGTCGATCGCTCAGAGCCAGGTCGACGAGGGGCTGGTGTCGCTGTCGAAGGCGGCGGCGCTTGCCATGGCCATCGCCATCGGGGTCAACCTGGGGTCCGAGATCTCCCGGCTGTTCCTGAGGGTCGGTTCCGCGGGGAAGCGGCGGGCCGCCAAGAGGACGCGGGGGTTCTGACCCGCGCCCCCGGCAGCTCTCAGTACCCCTGGTTGTAGGGGTCCTGCTGATTCTGCTGGTTCTGCCGGCCGTATTGCTGGTTGCCGTAGCTCTGCGGGTACTGCTGGGCGTACGGCTGCTGCGGCTGCTGTTGCTGCGGCTGCTGGCCGTAGTACTGGTCGTAGCCGTTCTGCTGCTGAGGGGGCTGCTGCGGGTCGTCCGACGGGATGCGGCGGAGCTGGGTCGTCGCGTCGTCCATGGGCTGGTACGGCTGCTGGGGCGGGGTCTGGGCCGCCGCCCGCTTCTTCTTTCCGCGCTCCCGGAGGTACTCGATGATGATCGGGACCACCGAGACCAGGACGATCAGGACGAGGATCGCCTCGACGTTCTTCTTAATGGCGTCGATCTGGCCGAGCCAGTAGCCGGCGAGGGTGACGCCCGTGCCCCAGGCCACGCCGCCGATCACGTTGTACGTCAGGAAGGTGCGGTACTTCATCCGGCCGGCGCCGGCCACGATGGGGGCGAAGGTGCGCACGATCGGGACGAAGCGGGCCAGGACGATGGCCTTGGGGCCGAACTTCTCCATGAACTCGTGGGCCTTCTCCAGGTTCTCCTGCTTGAAGAGCTTGGAGTTGGGGCGGCTGAAGAGCCTCGGCCCGAAGAACTTTCCGATCATGAAGCCGACCTGGTCGCCGAGGACGGCGGCCAGCACGATGAGCGCGCAGACCAGCCACAGGGGCTGGCTGATGAAGGTCCCCTCGGCCACGAACAGACCCGCCGTGAACAGCAGGGAGTCGCCCGGCAGGAACGCGAAGAGGCCCGACTCCGCGAAGACGATCAGCAGGATGCCTGGCAGGCTGAAGGTCTCGATCAGATAGTCGGGGCTGAGCCACTCG
Encoded proteins:
- a CDS encoding DedA family protein, with the protein product MTTLALGPEWLSPDYLIETFSLPGILLIVFAESGLFAFLPGDSLLFTAGLFVAEGTFISQPLWLVCALIVLAAVLGDQVGFMIGKFFGPRLFSRPNSKLFKQENLEKAHEFMEKFGPKAIVLARFVPIVRTFAPIVAGAGRMKYRTFLTYNVIGGVAWGTGVTLAGYWLGQIDAIKKNVEAILVLIVLVSVVPIIIEYLRERGKKKRAAAQTPPQQPYQPMDDATTQLRRIPSDDPQQPPQQQNGYDQYYGQQPQQQQPQQPYAQQYPQSYGNQQYGRQNQQNQQDPYNQGY